CGACGCCGAAGCCGAACCGAAGGCGAAGCTCCCCGACGCGGGCTCGGTGGCCTGGCGTGTCGGCGTCGACGCGTACGACAGCGAGGAGGAGTGGGAGGAGGCGTTCGCCCGCTTCCTCGCCGCCGTCGACTCCACACAGGTCCGCGCGCTGATCGTGGGCGCCTGGAGCGAGGCGTACGACACCGCGCCGGACGAGGTGACGGGCGCCCTCGTCGCGGCGAGCGACCGGCTTCCCTCGCTGCGGGCGCTGTTCGTAGGTGACATCACCTACGAGGAGTGCGAGATCTCCTGGATCAACCAGGCGGCGACGGGCCCCCTGATCAACGCCTTCCCGCAGCTCCACTCGTTCGGGGTGCGCGGTGGCCAGGGGCTGGACATGGCCGGCATCAAGCACGAAGGGCTGCGTTCGCTGACTGTCGAGACGGGCGGTCTGGACGCCGGGGTGGTGCGTGACATCGGCGCGGCCGATCTGCCCGCGCTGGAGCATCTGGACATCTGGCTGGGGGTTTCCTGGTACGGGGCGAACACGATCGTGGCGGACCTGGATCCGTTCCTCACCGGGGCCCGGCTGCCCGCGCTGAAGTCACTGGCCCTGCGGAACAGCGAGATCCAGGACGAGATAGCCGCCGCTCTGGCGGGAGCGCCGGTCGTGGCCCGCCTGGAGACGCTCGACCTGTCGATGGGCACCCTCGGGGACGAGGGCGCGGAGGCGCTGCTCAGTGGGCAGCCGCTCACGCACCTCAAGAAGCTCGATCTTCACCACCACTATCTGAGCGAGCCGATGGAGAAGCGGCTCCGCGAGACGCTGGAGCCCGCCGGGGTGGTCGTGGACCTCTCCGAGCGCGAGTCCGCGAGGGACGACGAGTCGCGCTACACGGCGGTGGCCGAATGACCGGCCCGGACGGAATCGACCACATCGAGGAGT
This window of the Streptomyces niveus genome carries:
- a CDS encoding STM4015 family protein, whose product is MTVSNHLQELDGLPAFDFPDAEAEPKAKLPDAGSVAWRVGVDAYDSEEEWEEAFARFLAAVDSTQVRALIVGAWSEAYDTAPDEVTGALVAASDRLPSLRALFVGDITYEECEISWINQAATGPLINAFPQLHSFGVRGGQGLDMAGIKHEGLRSLTVETGGLDAGVVRDIGAADLPALEHLDIWLGVSWYGANTIVADLDPFLTGARLPALKSLALRNSEIQDEIAAALAGAPVVARLETLDLSMGTLGDEGAEALLSGQPLTHLKKLDLHHHYLSEPMEKRLRETLEPAGVVVDLSERESARDDESRYTAVAE